CTAACAAACACCCCAATAAACAGATCACGTCACgtgaaatagaaaaatagaaaaaataaagtttgaatgtttttttgtttttttttcccaacggTGTGAGAATTGATTAAAAACGCGAATCTAGTCCTAGAAGTCACCCAGAGATAGATTACGTTCGCTGTTTCCATGGCGAAACGCGTTCTCGTCCACGACCACCCACACAGTGGAGGAGTCTGCCGGGAGAGGGAGCCGCCTGAGGTGGGAGGAGGACGCCATTGCAGCCGCAGCTGGCCGCTGCTTCCTGACGAAACAAACCCCACCGGAGTCCCAACACCGTCGAAAGGGCTTGCCAGAGATTTGTCTCGGTTCAGCCCACGGTCACCGGGTTTCCACCGTGAAAACCGGACTGGGAATGATGGACGGGGTGTTCGTGGGAAGGGGAAAACGCAGCGCCTCCACGCAGAACCGCAGCAGGTAACGAGGAGTCGGGGCGGACAATGGGGGAAAGTTTGAGCTAACGGCCGCTAACCGACGGCGGTTTGTCAGTTAGGCTTAGCTGCTGGCTAACGGAAACCAGCAGAAGACTAGCAAACAGTTAGCATCATCACTGCTGTAGCCTCCGCGGCTGAACTCAAAAGATAAAAACTCATTAAATCAGAGTTTAATCTGCAGTTTTCTTGGTGTTTTAACTCTTAAAAACTTATTttgatggaatttttttttttttcacttccagGGTGGAAGTTCAAAGTAATGCTTGTGTTTATTCTGGATTTATTTGCGAAGCTAAAACTTACTCAAAAGTTTGAAAACCGGATGTGTGTTGTTGATGATTTTGAtttgcttttttatgttttttatttttatttttttttacaaaaaaaataaattattaatggaATCAATTACGTTGTGTAACAActagtatattaaaaaataagtgtTGAAGGTAATAAACATTACCTTTGATTGAAGGTTAATCCTAATCCCAGTCAAATCAGACTTGTAAACACAGATGTTTGATGAATGGAGGGTAAAAAGCACTTCAGCTGTAGGCGAGTTAAAGTCTGAACTATTATGAGTCATCTGCGTGGGGAAATGTACTGGTTACTATCACAACAGCCTCCGtgaagtaaaattatatattcagACAGTTTGACATGTGTTTCAATGGATCGATAAAGAAATAGTTTATGATTCATATTGATTATAAGTCAGTGCAGAGATCTGACAGTCACGTCTGATGAGAATGagttaatggtgtgtgtgtgtgtgtgtgtgtgtgtgtgtgtgtgtgtgtgtatatatatatactgcatacacacacacataatactTGAATTAAGAACTATATTATCTATattattatactatattattattattattatatactatattactatactatattattatactatattatcctgaatttcccttgggatcattaaagtaaagtatatatctatctatctattagtATAACAGCTGTTGCAcatacttttttgttttcttttatacaATAGCATCAttgtaatattaaatattattatacagtatatgcatgtataataataacatatgtgtgtatatataaactAACATTCCTTGGTTTCACTTTTGCTGGCAGAATTCTTTCTGTCTGCTgttgtgttcaggtgtgatGGTATGATCCACTCAGACTTTACCAGTTTATTGTTAAAAtcaagagggttttttttttcaatagaaAAACCCTCTAAATGAATTCCCCTTGTCTTCTCCTGACAGCCTCCCCCCATTCCTTCACCTGTGTGGTGGCCCAGTCGCTCACCATGAACACCAGTAGGAACTGCACCCCCGTGGGGAACGGTGAGGGCCTGGCCGTCCTGGAGTCGGTCTCCATAGTGACCATCACACTCCTGGCCTGCTTGGGGAACCTGCTGGTGGTGGCCACCCTGTACCGCAGGCCTTACCTGCTCACGCCCAGCAACAAGTTTGTGTTCAGCCTGACTCTGTCCAACCTGCTGCTGTCCACGCTGGTGCTGCCGTTCGTGGCCGTGAGCTCGGCCAGGAGGGAGTGGGCGTTCGGGGTGGTGTGGTGCAACTTCACCGCCCTGCTCTACCTGCTCATCAGCTCCGCCAGCATGCTCACCCTCGGAGCGATCGCCATCGACAGGTCAGTGAAAGAATAACCTTATATTATGAAGACACTgatttttgatttgattatttCGCCACACGACATTTGAACCTGTTTTCTTTGCGTCTGTATGGACTGTACCACTTCACAGGCAGCGGAGGGGTGCATCCTTCATCATTCagtgtgtctacatgtgttgATTGTATCCCTTCCTGATCAACAATGTTTTTTATAATCAATACCACTAAAGACATTCAAGAAAAGTAATTTCTTTTCTATTCTgtgagctttttaaaaaattttttttaaaccagagtaaatgtgttttgtgtcaaATGTGATTTGACatggtttgtgttgtttgtgactATAGAAACGTTTTGATGTTCTCATgtggaggttgtttttttttgcatgtttcccTTTAAGGTCAGTGTTTAACCTCTTCAATCAGATCACTTAACCACACTCTTAGGTTTGTGGTATTTTTCTGGAGGGTTTTCCTGCTCAAGTGACGAGCATTAGAACGGCTTATGTAAAGAAACGTTAAATGCGGACTGACATGAATGCACCATTCATCTGAAAGCCTGAAATCACTTCTGTTGAATTGTTCTTCTAGCAAACAAGACAACAATTAAAGCCCACATCTGTACACGACCCacgaaaagagaaaaagaatgaatgcatgaatctCAGCAAACTAAGAGAAACTTAGAGTAATTGATCgccttttaattttaatgttgtgtataaaaaaaaagtagcctGGAAAGAAGTTGATTTATTAAAATCTTCTCAATAAAATCAACGCATAATGAACGATCGAATGATTCACTTTTATTatactgtgtttttgttgatggaCTTCAGGAGATCTGAGGGTGCATTTACCCTTTGCTCTTATAATAGTATAGAGTATTTTTAACAGGGATCACAACGGACTGTAGGATTTAATTAGCTCCGTAGAACACAAACCTTCTGTTCTCAGTGGTGTTTTAATTACTCCCAGCGCCTTTGCAAATGTTCTGTAACACTGTATGTTTCTGttctctgttgtgttttcagcttttgcagaaaagtgttccttttttttgtgtgtcctcCCCCCACCGAGGTTCCTCACCATGTTCCTCTTGCCTTCCCTCAGGTACTACGCAGTTCTCTACCCCATGATCTACCCCATGAAGATCACAGGAAACCGAGCGGTGGTCGTCATCTCCTATGTGTGGTTGCACGCCCTGGTGGGCTGTCTGCCCCCCCTGTTCGGCTGGTCGTCCTTCGAGTTCGACTGCTTCAAGTGGACCTGCGTGGCGTCTTGGCACCGAGAGCCCAGCTACACGGCCTTCTGGGTAACCTGGTGCACCCTCCCCCCTTTATTCATCATGTTTGCTTGTTACGGCGTCATTTTTCGCGTCGCCCGCATGAAAGCGCGCAAAGTGCATTGCGGGACTGTCGTCGTGGTCCAGGACGACCCCGCCGGAGCTCCGAGGAACGGACGCAAAAACTCCAGCACCTCCACGTCCTCCAACGGGAGCCGGCGGAGCCTGGTGTACGCGGGGAGTCAATGCAAGGCCTTCGTCACCATCCTGGTGGTGATCGGCACCTTCCTGGTGACCTGGGGGCCGTACGTCGGCGTGGTGTGCACCGAGGCATTGTGGGGACAAGGCAGCGTGTCCCCGGCGGTGGAGACTTTGGTGGCGTGGCTGTCGTTCTGCAGCGCGGCGTGCCACCCGCTCATCTACGGCCTGTGGAACAAAACGGTGAGGAAGGAGCTGCTGGGCATGTGTTTCGGCGACCGCTACTACCGAGAGTCCTTCGCCACGCGGCAGAGAACGTCCCGCCTCTTCAGCATCTCCAACAGAATCACAGGTGGGAACGCCGCTCTGCTTTCACGCCGTAAACAAAGTgtgtttacacaaacacacacatagaaccTGGTGAACAACAAGGGTTCTGGCGGCGCTCGAGAaaaatgcggaaaatactgtatgtgttcaaGAGGAATGGTCTTTTTGACGACCTCGCTCGCGTCGATGTGATCTGACGATGCATTCGTCTCCTTGCGTTCTTTCAGACCTGGGTATGTCCCCCCACCTGACAGCCATGCTGGCCGGAGGGGGGCATCTGCTGGCCCCGGGGAGCAGCACAGGAGACACTGGCTTCAGCTTCACTCAGGACTCAGGTGGGTGTTGGAAGCAGGAAGCAGAGGGAGCTGGAATGGACTTCATGCACGTGTTCTTAAATAGTTGTTTAAGCAGCGAGAGAAGAACAacattcagttttcttttcacgctaacagtgtgtgtaacatGTTATTGTAAATGTAAAGTTTAATGGCAGTAATATTACAAAGACAGCTAATCTGGTGTAACCATCAGCAGCTTTTTCAAATTGTGTGCTTTTTGTCGTAGGACAGAATCCATCAGCAACACACTCGACACGAGGAGCGTTAGTCAGAGAACGTTATTCTGCGTTAAAAAACAGTGAAACTAAATGGACTTTGCAGTGAACAGAGTTTAAAAGAGAATATATTAACGAGTGGCAATGAAACGAATATAAAGTCTACAAAGTCTGACATCTCAAATCGGGACTCACTGCATAAAACTTGAGAAGGTTCTTTACTTGTTAACATGAGTACTATGAAATAGAGTTCAGCATTTGTTAGATTggatttagacagatttgtccttcattaattatttaatttgcatcaagaaaaataaacatcaaaatcTCTtcatgatgactttttttttttttgccatcaatGAAAGATTAACGGTTTTAATGAAAATTATGTACATGCTgtcgtattgtgtgtgttttaataccGGGCTGATGATGGTGAGTTAAACATGAACTGGTAATACTGAGGTTAGTGATGGAGGTCTTCTGTGAACACAAGGTTCAGAAGGTCGGCAAATGGCGCCGGACTTTTTATAGTCAGCCTCACATTCCTGTTTCACAGCTTCCGTAGGTAGGGTGAGTCAAACTCATTCCTGTCCTTCATTAAGGAATATTTCCTCCCTTCAGGCACAGACGTGATGCTGCTGGATAACTTCTCCACAGACGGCTCCTGCCATCCTCAGCACCACTGGAGTCAGtctgggaagaggaggagctcgGTCACCTTCGAAGACCAGGTGGAGCATTCCAAAGGTAGCTGTCCACATGCACTGATGGTCATTTTTAGATTCAGAACATAGAAAGTATCTGTTAtgttttgtgatgtcatcactttaAATAATAATCCTCAATGTAATCCATTCATAAACTTGGAAGATGTGCTTCTTTATTTGGCCTTTTTAGGAAAGAGAACAGCCCAAGGTTTGTTATCGTGGTTTTATAAATTGAATGTATGTGTATGGTGTCAATTTTCACATCAGTCAAAAACTTTTAAAgacaaaacagcagaaaatatggataaaaaaacaaataatgacaTTAGGAATGATTACATCTATATTTGttcaataattttaatttgctaTCTTCATTAACAGTTTGTCTTTAAACAGTGTCTATAAACAGTAACAGAATGAACAGATGGGCAAATAAAGCTGCACAGCATTTAAATGTTGGTTTGGAATTTGGACAAAGTCATGGTGTTCATAAATAAGAGCACGTCTGTATCTCTCCTTAGGTGAAAACACCAAAACCACCTCCGTTCAAGTCAGCGCCGAGGTGCACAAATCCCTCGACATGTTCGCTTCCTGTCTGGCGAAGGCCATAGAGAACGATGCTAAGCTCACCCTGTTTGGGGAGGACCTGGTGCTTCCTGGGGGGCTTTTCACCACCAGGACGGCGCCCCGGCCCCGCTACCTGGACGGTCAGAGACTGAGGCTGGAGAGCATCGATGAAGGGATTGTTAAAGAtgacagagaggaggagcaggaagtggaggagaaaCCAGCGTGACCACAGCTCGTCTGTAGAGGCTGATAGACCAGTTTGGGTTTGAACACCAGTGCTTCTCCTGCTCTGGTGCGGTTTAGGAAGTCTGATCACGGGTACGCCATacttgaaattattattatgacatAGAGGAACATTTCGGTATGTTGGACCACACCATCAGTGTCTTTGCAAGCTAATTTCAGTTAATGTAATCAAATAGGAATCCTTAATTATTTTAGCTTAAATGATCTGATTGTCTTAGTAATTAGTTTATTACTATATATTATTGTCTGTCCTCAGAATCGTCTACACATGCCTCATTTGAGCTGGGAATTTTTCCAGAAATAGAATTACCTCTGTCCTCTTACAGACTCTTAATACTCATCAAAACATGTCTTCATCAAATACTGTCCTTTGTTACGGTAAGTAAAATGTTTCCAGACACTTTTCTGttacatgtgtttttaaaacatgacagaaatTGCTGTCactctttttaatttttgcacGGGAGACACTGATGTGtcgcagtgaaaaaaaatcacagtaaaACAACTGAAGGCTGGATTCAATTTAGCTGCTTCGAGTTCGTTGTTATTCTGTCGTTCATACACACGCTGTCAACTCAAGCCAGTCTGTTTTCCTGTCTGCAGCAGCGATCAGGTACCTTCAGAGCGAATCGGTCCTAATTATCCAGCGTCTGTCGGAGCAGTCCTGACATTTCATGCTGAGCTGCTGCACAGTCTTTGcacttgaatgtgtgtgtgtgtttttctcataGAAACCACTGTTGTCTTTCTGAGCTGCTTAAAATTCAGTGTTGTTGTATTCTGTCCAGGATAACCcattaagaagaagaatgaacaaTGTCAAATGGGTTCAGAGTGAAAGCTGATGATCAGTGGAGTTGTGTAAAGTGATCGTGTTGTAGGTCTTCATCGGTACTCGTGGTTTTCTCCCCTTTAAACACTCCAGTGGTCTCTTAAACAGAGGACATGTATTAAGTAGAGCATCATTAAAGTGCTTCAGTGTTACCTCATATCCTCATATTCTGTTTGGTgctattgtaaaaaaaataaaaataaaaaaaggtacAGAACACAGCTGAGAAGTATTGTAACCTTTTGATTGGaactattaaatattaatacaaatatttgcatttaaagTTTGTATCAAGGTGCttgtattaaatgtttttacaagAGATgagtaaatcttttttttttttgttgccgtTTCATTTAGAATCTGACAtcacatgaaaaacatcaaGGAGGAGCTGTTTGGttgtgggtaatgtaggcaTCAGGTTTTGAAGAGGACGAAGAATACAGTACATGGATTAAAAATCTGTTCTCAACTGATTTTTGATGCTTTGTACTGTTCATTTTAGGTTTGATTCAACCAACAGGATTACAAATATCTAcactcttaaaaaaaataaaaatgaaacgaGCTATGACTGTGGATTTTCTTTCATCTAGATGCAGTGTATTCTCTAAAAAAATGAGTTCTTGATCTGCTTTCATTGTGAAGAACATCGCTGCCAGTCGTGTCCTCATGAGATCAAACGGTGAATGATTGACAGCAAATAAACACGTTTGAGTGTTCAAAGCAGGCATAAATATTGCTGAACCCATCCATTAGAGTCAATCTCAATTATCTGAAGGTTAAACATCTTTTAATGTGTTGGAATCCTGGTGAGGAGACAGGTTGATGCTGACAGCTGCAGAGATGACAACACAGATCCAGGGTTTGGTGAACATCTGATGTTGTTCAGAGAACACAGCCTGGCGTTAAAGCTGAAGCCGGTTAATGATGGGAGTGTGTCTGTTTCTACACAATACTAAACGATCTCTCTGAGAGATAACAGACATCAATGTGAACAGTAAACGTTTATTTCTGGACTGA
This window of the Antennarius striatus isolate MH-2024 chromosome 12, ASM4005453v1, whole genome shotgun sequence genome carries:
- the gpr161b gene encoding G-protein coupled receptor 161, giving the protein MNTSRNCTPVGNGEGLAVLESVSIVTITLLACLGNLLVVATLYRRPYLLTPSNKFVFSLTLSNLLLSTLVLPFVAVSSARREWAFGVVWCNFTALLYLLISSASMLTLGAIAIDRYYAVLYPMIYPMKITGNRAVVVISYVWLHALVGCLPPLFGWSSFEFDCFKWTCVASWHREPSYTAFWVTWCTLPPLFIMFACYGVIFRVARMKARKVHCGTVVVVQDDPAGAPRNGRKNSSTSTSSNGSRRSLVYAGSQCKAFVTILVVIGTFLVTWGPYVGVVCTEALWGQGSVSPAVETLVAWLSFCSAACHPLIYGLWNKTVRKELLGMCFGDRYYRESFATRQRTSRLFSISNRITDLGMSPHLTAMLAGGGHLLAPGSSTGDTGFSFTQDSGTDVMLLDNFSTDGSCHPQHHWSQSGKRRSSVTFEDQVEHSKGENTKTTSVQVSAEVHKSLDMFASCLAKAIENDAKLTLFGEDLVLPGGLFTTRTAPRPRYLDGQRLRLESIDEGIVKDDREEEQEVEEKPA